One window of Perca fluviatilis chromosome 12, GENO_Pfluv_1.0, whole genome shotgun sequence genomic DNA carries:
- the LOC120569240 gene encoding putative olfactory receptor 13C6, with translation MDNEANVTYITLDGHVEVNKYRYVYFFIMFIVYTLIICSNSTIVYLIWVHQNLHEPMYIFIAALLLNSVVYSTNIYPKLLIDFLSEKQIISYSACLFQFYIFYTFGGSEFLLLSVMAYDRYVSICKPLQYHTIMKKTTVSIFLLFAWLLPACHIAVPTILSSKAKLSDLTLKGIFCNNSIYKLQCVTSRVITIFGVVSLVDLSILPMLFIIFTYIKIFIVTYRSCREVRKKAAETCLPRLVLCFMLFM, from the coding sequence ATGGATAATGAGGCAAATGTAACTTATATAACTCTGGATGGGCACGTGGAAGTTAACAAATAcagatatgtttatttttttattatgttcatAGTATATACTCTAATAATCTGCAGTAATTCTACTATTGTGTACCTTATCTGGGTTCACCAAAACCTCCATGAGCCTATGTATATTTTCATTGCAGCTTTGTTACTGAACTCTGTTGTTTACAGCACTAATATCTACCCAAAGcttttgattgactttttatCTGAAAAACAGATAATTTCTtattcagcctgtctctttcaattttatatattttatacttttgGCGGTTCTGAATTCTTATTGTTGTCAGTCATGGCCTATGACAGATATGTGTCCATATGTAAACCTCTGCAATATCACACTATCATGAAAAAAACCACAGTGAGTATTTTCCTGTTGTTTGCTTGGCTTCTGCCTGCTTGTCATATTGCAGTCCCAACAATATTGAGTTCTAAAGCGAAACTGAGTGATTTAACTTTAAAAGGAATATTTTGTAACAATTCAATTTACAAActtcagtgtgtgacatcaagaGTAATAACAATATTTGGTGTGGTTAGTTTAGTAGATCTCTCAATTCTGCCTATGCTTTTCATAATCTTTACATACATCAAGATATTTATAGTAACTTATCGAAG